The following proteins are encoded in a genomic region of Pseudorca crassidens isolate mPseCra1 chromosome 1, mPseCra1.hap1, whole genome shotgun sequence:
- the CDCA4 gene encoding cell division cycle-associated protein 4 isoform X2, with the protein MFARGLKRKCAEDEEAAPAYSLQRQSLLDMSLVKLQLCHMLVEPNLCRSVLIANTVRQIQEEMTQDGSWCVPVPQTAGRASRDRLVSTEILCRSAREGARPAPDPGDPASELQVVPAAQAPGVPPGGVWDGDGTRENRGSFHKSLDQIFETLESQSPGAVEELFSDVDGSYYDLDAVLTGMVGGAKSGQDGLEAFASTAAPPPSAGCKSDLGELDHVVEILVET; encoded by the coding sequence ATGTTTGCGCGAGGGCTGAAGAGGAAGTGCGCGGAGGACGAGGAGGCCGCGCCTGCGTACAGTCTGCAGCGCCAGTCGCTCCTGGACATGTCACTGGTCAAGCTCCAGCTGTGCCACATGCTGGTGGAGCCCAACCTGTGCCGTTCGGTCCTCATCGCCAACACGGTCCGGCAGATTCAAGAGGAGATGACCCAGGACGGGAGCTGGTGCGTGCCGGTGCCCCAGACTGCGGGGCGGGCGTCGCGCGACCGCCTGGTGTCCACGGAGATCCTGTGCCGCTCAGCGCGCGAGGGGGCGCGCCCGGCCCCTGACCCTGGAGACCCGGCCTCTGAGCTCCAAGTGGTCCCAGCAGCACAGGCTCCCGGGGTCCCTCCTGGTGGCGTTTGGGACGGGGACGGTACTCGAGAAAACAGAGGAAGCTTTCACAAGTCGCTCGATCAGATATTTGAAACACTGGAGAGTCAAAGCCCCGGTGCGGTGGAGGAGCTGTTTTCCGACGTGGATGGCTCCTACTACGACCTGGACGCTGTGCTGACCGGCATGGTGGGCGGTGCCAAGTCGGGCCAGGACGGGCTGGAGGCCTTCGCCTCCACGGCCGCCCCGCCCCCCAGCGCCGGCTGCAAGTCGGACCTGGGCGAGCTGGACCACGTGGTGGAGATCCTGGTGGAGACCTGA
- the CDCA4 gene encoding cell division cycle-associated protein 4 isoform X1 translates to MTGSRVSLLCLLLLSRSSAVTVEGTMFARGLKRKCAEDEEAAPAYSLQRQSLLDMSLVKLQLCHMLVEPNLCRSVLIANTVRQIQEEMTQDGSWCVPVPQTAGRASRDRLVSTEILCRSAREGARPAPDPGDPASELQVVPAAQAPGVPPGGVWDGDGTRENRGSFHKSLDQIFETLESQSPGAVEELFSDVDGSYYDLDAVLTGMVGGAKSGQDGLEAFASTAAPPPSAGCKSDLGELDHVVEILVET, encoded by the coding sequence GGCACGATGTTTGCGCGAGGGCTGAAGAGGAAGTGCGCGGAGGACGAGGAGGCCGCGCCTGCGTACAGTCTGCAGCGCCAGTCGCTCCTGGACATGTCACTGGTCAAGCTCCAGCTGTGCCACATGCTGGTGGAGCCCAACCTGTGCCGTTCGGTCCTCATCGCCAACACGGTCCGGCAGATTCAAGAGGAGATGACCCAGGACGGGAGCTGGTGCGTGCCGGTGCCCCAGACTGCGGGGCGGGCGTCGCGCGACCGCCTGGTGTCCACGGAGATCCTGTGCCGCTCAGCGCGCGAGGGGGCGCGCCCGGCCCCTGACCCTGGAGACCCGGCCTCTGAGCTCCAAGTGGTCCCAGCAGCACAGGCTCCCGGGGTCCCTCCTGGTGGCGTTTGGGACGGGGACGGTACTCGAGAAAACAGAGGAAGCTTTCACAAGTCGCTCGATCAGATATTTGAAACACTGGAGAGTCAAAGCCCCGGTGCGGTGGAGGAGCTGTTTTCCGACGTGGATGGCTCCTACTACGACCTGGACGCTGTGCTGACCGGCATGGTGGGCGGTGCCAAGTCGGGCCAGGACGGGCTGGAGGCCTTCGCCTCCACGGCCGCCCCGCCCCCCAGCGCCGGCTGCAAGTCGGACCTGGGCGAGCTGGACCACGTGGTGGAGATCCTGGTGGAGACCTGA